A window of the Bacillus sp. A301a_S52 genome harbors these coding sequences:
- the fabG gene encoding 3-oxoacyl-ACP reductase FabG codes for MLLNEKVAIVTGATRGIGKEIVEIFVAQGAFVYGIYASNDAAARQIEGVLNREQISATYVKGSVEDRAFIHTLFKNIIKSHGQIDILVNNAGITQDQFLFQMDEQDWQKVLSINFGGTYTCCSEALPYMEAQKTGKIVNVVSVTGVAGREAQTNYGTSKGAIIGLTRLLARKYHEKGISINAIAPGMIQTDMIDHVPKEKLANFLRFTNAKKLGSTKEVANNVLFLSSELSDYVTDTVLKVDGGFLR; via the coding sequence ATGCTATTAAATGAAAAAGTAGCTATTGTAACAGGGGCTACTCGTGGTATTGGAAAAGAGATTGTCGAAATATTTGTTGCTCAAGGGGCTTTTGTCTATGGGATTTATGCTTCCAATGATGCGGCTGCTCGGCAGATTGAGGGAGTATTAAACCGAGAGCAAATAAGCGCAACTTACGTTAAAGGCTCTGTGGAAGATCGAGCTTTTATACATACTCTTTTTAAGAACATTATAAAGAGTCACGGGCAAATAGATATATTGGTCAATAATGCAGGGATTACACAAGATCAATTTCTATTTCAAATGGATGAGCAAGATTGGCAAAAAGTCCTCAGTATAAATTTTGGAGGAACATATACCTGCTGTTCAGAAGCCCTCCCTTATATGGAAGCACAAAAAACAGGAAAAATTGTTAATGTAGTATCGGTTACAGGAGTGGCGGGACGGGAAGCCCAAACGAATTATGGGACATCTAAAGGTGCGATAATAGGGCTTACCCGATTATTAGCCAGAAAGTATCATGAGAAAGGAATTTCTATAAACGCCATTGCTCCAGGCATGATTCAAACAGATATGATAGATCACGTACCGAAGGAAAAGTTAGCTAACTTTTTGCGGTTCACCAATGCTAAAAAGCTTGGTTCTACGAAAGAAGTTGCTAATAATGTGCTCTTTTTGTCTAGTGAGTTAAGTGATTATGTAACTGATACGGTACTTAAGGTTGATGGAGGCTTTTTACGTTAG